The Capra hircus breed San Clemente chromosome 25, ASM170441v1, whole genome shotgun sequence genome has a window encoding:
- the ASL gene encoding argininosuccinate lyase (The RefSeq protein has 2 substitutions compared to this genomic sequence), with product MASESGKLWGGRFVGAVDPIMEKFNSSITYDRHLWEADVQGSKAYSRGLEKAGLLTKAEMDQILHGLDKVAEEWAQGTFKLNPNDEDIHTANERRLKELIGETAGKLHTGRSRNDQVVTDLRLWMRQNCSTLSALLCELIRTMVDRAEAERDVLFPGYTHLQRAQPIRWSHWILSHAVALTRDSERLLEVQKRINVLPLGSGAIAGNPLGVDRELLRAELDFGAITLNSMDATSERDFVAEFLFWASLCMTHLSRMAEDLILYGTKEFSFVQLSDAYSTGSSLMPQKKNPDSLELIRSKAGRVFGRCAGLLMTLKGLPSTYNKDLQEDKEAVFEVSDTMSAVLQVATGVISTLQIHRENMGRALSPDMLATDLAYYLVRKGMPFRQAHEASGKAVFMAETKGVALNQLSLQELQTISPLFSGDVSHVWDYGHSVEQYQALGGTARSSVDWQIGQLRALLRQQQTESPPHASPK from the exons ATGGCATCGGAG AGTGGGAAGCTATGGGGTGGCCGGTTTGTCGGCGCAGTGGACCCCATCATGGAAAAGTTCAACTCGTCCATCACGTACGACCGGCACCTCTGGGAGGCGGACGTGCAGGGCAGCAAAGCCTACAGCCGGGGCCTGGAGAAGGCGGGGCTCCTCACCAAAGCCGAGATGGACCAGATACTCCATGGCCTGGACAAG GTAGCTGAGGAGTGGGCTCAGGGGACCTTCAAACTAAACCCCAATGATGAGGACATCCATACGGCCAACGAGCGGCGTCTGAAG GAGCTCATTGGTGAAACCGCGGGGAAGCTGCACACGGGACGAAGTCGGAACGACCAG GTGGTCACTGACCTCAGGCTGTGGATGCGGCAGAATTGCTCCACGCTCTCCGCCCTCCTCTGCGAACTCATCAGAACCATGGTGGATCGGGCAGAGGC GGAACGTGATGTCCTCTTCCCAGGGTACACACACCTGCAAAGGGCTCAGCCGATCCGCTGGAGCCACTGGATCCTGAG CCATGCCGTGGCTCTGACCAGAGACTCTGAAAGGCTGCTGGAGGTGCAGAAGCGGATCAACGTCCTGCCCCTGGGGAG CGGGGCCATCGCAGGCAACCCCCTGGGTGTGGACCGGGAACTGCTCCGAGCAG AACTGGACTTTGGGGCCATCACTCTCAACAGCATGGATGCCACCAGTGAGCGAGACTTTGTGG CCGAGTTCCTGTTCTGGGCTTCGCTGTGCATGACCCACCTCAGCAGGATGGCTGAGGATCTCATCCTCTATGGCACCAAGGAGTTCAGCTTTGTGCAGCTCTCAGATGCCTACAG cacCGGAAGCAGCCTAATGCCCCAGAAGAAAAACCCAGACAGCCTGGAGCTGATCCGGAGCAAGGCGGGGCGAGTTTTTGGACGG TGTGCTGGGCTCTTGATGACACTCAAGGGACTTCCGAGCACCTACAACAAGGACTTACAG GAGGACAAGGAAGCCGTGTTTGAAGTGTCCGACACCATGAGCGCAGTCCTCCAAGTGGCCACTGGTGTCATCTCTACCCTGCAG ATTCACCGTGAGAACATGGGACGGGCTCTGAGTCCTGACATGCTGGCCACTGACCTTGCCTACTACCTGGTCCGAAAAGGG ATGCCATTCCGCCAGGCCCACGAGGCCTCCGGGAAAGCCGTGTTCATGGCCGAGACCAAGGGGGTCGCCCTCAATCAGCTGTCACTGCAGGAGCTGCAGACCATCAG CCCCCTGTTCTCGGGCGACGTGAGCCACGTGTGGGACTACGGACACAGCGTGGAGCAGTACCAGGCCCTGGGCGGCACCGCGCGCTCCAGCGTCGACTGGCAGATTGGCCAGCTGCGAGCTCTCCTCCGGGCACAGCAGGCCGAGAGCCCTCCCCACGCCTCTCCCAAATAA
- the ASL gene encoding argininosuccinate lyase isoform X1 produces the protein MASESGKLWGGRFVGAVDPIMEKFNSSITYDRHLWEADVQGSKAYSRGLEKAGLLTKAEMDQILHGLDKVAEEWAQGTFKLNPNDEDIHTANERRLKELIGETAGKLHTGRSRNDQVVTDLRLWMRQNCSTLSALLCELIRTMVDRAEAERDVLFPGYTHLQRAQPIRWSHWILSHAVALTRDSERLLEVQKRINVLPLGSGAIAGNPLGVDRELLRAELDFGAITLNSMDATSERDFVAEFLFWASLCMTHLSRMAEDLILYGTKEFSFVQLSDAYSTGSSLMPQKKNPDSLELIRSKAGRVFGRCAGLLMTLKGLPSTYNKDLQEDKEAVFEVSDTMSAVLQVATGVISTLQAAPGPRAPGFTASLGCCPQIHRENMGRALSPDMLATDLAYYLVRKGMPFRQAHEASGKAVFMAETKGVALNQLSLQELQTISPLFSGDVSHVWDYGHSVEQYQALGGTARSSVDWQIGQLRALLRAQQAESPPHASPK, from the exons ATGGCATCGGAG AGTGGGAAGCTATGGGGTGGCCGGTTTGTCGGCGCAGTGGACCCCATCATGGAAAAGTTCAACTCGTCCATCACGTACGACCGGCACCTCTGGGAGGCGGACGTGCAGGGCAGCAAAGCCTACAGCCGGGGCCTGGAGAAGGCGGGGCTCCTCACCAAAGCCGAGATGGACCAGATACTCCATGGCCTGGACAAG GTAGCTGAGGAGTGGGCTCAGGGGACCTTCAAACTAAACCCCAATGATGAGGACATCCATACGGCCAACGAGCGGCGTCTGAAG GAGCTCATTGGTGAAACCGCGGGGAAGCTGCACACGGGACGAAGTCGGAACGACCAG GTGGTCACTGACCTCAGGCTGTGGATGCGGCAGAATTGCTCCACGCTCTCCGCCCTCCTCTGCGAACTCATCAGAACCATGGTGGATCGGGCAGAGGC GGAACGTGATGTCCTCTTCCCAGGGTACACACACCTGCAAAGGGCTCAGCCGATCCGCTGGAGCCACTGGATCCTGAG CCATGCCGTGGCTCTGACCAGAGACTCTGAAAGGCTGCTGGAGGTGCAGAAGCGGATCAACGTCCTGCCCCTGGGGAG CGGGGCCATCGCAGGCAACCCCCTGGGTGTGGACCGGGAACTGCTCCGAGCAG AACTGGACTTTGGGGCCATCACTCTCAACAGCATGGATGCCACCAGTGAGCGAGACTTTGTGG CCGAGTTCCTGTTCTGGGCTTCGCTGTGCATGACCCACCTCAGCAGGATGGCTGAGGATCTCATCCTCTATGGCACCAAGGAGTTCAGCTTTGTGCAGCTCTCAGATGCCTACAG cacCGGAAGCAGCCTAATGCCCCAGAAGAAAAACCCAGACAGCCTGGAGCTGATCCGGAGCAAGGCGGGGCGAGTTTTTGGACGG TGTGCTGGGCTCTTGATGACACTCAAGGGACTTCCGAGCACCTACAACAAGGACTTACAG GAGGACAAGGAAGCCGTGTTTGAAGTGTCCGACACCATGAGCGCAGTCCTCCAAGTGGCCACTGGTGTCATCTCTACCCTGCAG GCAGCTCCAGGACCCAGGGCCCCCGGATTCACTGCCAGCCTGGGCTGCTGTCCCCAGATTCACCGTGAGAACATGGGACGGGCTCTGAGTCCTGACATGCTGGCCACTGACCTTGCCTACTACCTGGTCCGAAAAGGG ATGCCATTCCGCCAGGCCCACGAGGCCTCCGGGAAAGCCGTGTTCATGGCCGAGACCAAGGGGGTCGCCCTCAATCAGCTGTCACTGCAGGAGCTGCAGACCATCAG CCCCCTGTTCTCGGGCGACGTGAGCCACGTGTGGGACTACGGACACAGCGTGGAGCAGTACCAGGCCCTGGGCGGCACCGCGCGCTCCAGCGTCGACTGGCAGATTGGCCAGCTGCGAGCTCTCCTCCGGGCACAGCAGGCCGAGAGCCCTCCCCACGCCTCTCCCAAATAA